The Clupea harengus chromosome 5, Ch_v2.0.2, whole genome shotgun sequence genomic sequence TCCAGCTGAGTTTAAACGGCAATCCAACCCAGAGGTCAGAGCTTAGAGCCCTGACACAGAGAGGGTCATCCAACAGGCGCCCAGACCCACACTCCactacactccactccactcccctgcAGTCCATCAAATTCCCATTTTGCAGTTAATACAGGTTATGGACTATTTAAgtttacacatttaaaaagttGTTTTACGAGGACCGAAAGAGACCAAAATGCATAAATGAGGGTTCCTGTGAATTAACAGCTACATCACGATGGCACCTTCTTTATGAACACGTTTGTCTTTCGAAAAGATCTATTAGAAACTGCTGAACTGTTTTATTGGAGCAGTATTGCCTCTCCGCCATGCCATGAATATACCAATTTCAATTTTATCCAAAACCACAGAGAGGGGTAACCACTCTAACAGACTACGACTCCGACTCCGTTTTCTTGCCGGCTGACGAACCAGATTCTGGAGCGGGCACCGCTGACGGTAAAGTAGTTCTGAGGCACTTGCAAGGGTGATttatgaggtgtgtgaggggtgtgtgctACATTTTAATAGATACATGTtgctagtaaaaaaaaaaaaaaatggaattgaGGCTGCcattactactgctgctgctgcatttaTGTGGGGGTAAGTAGCAATTGGTTTGGTTTTGTATGATAAAACCAGCAGATATGATTGCAATTTTTTGTTAGCAGGGTAGTAAAATCAACagctacagaaacacagaagtCAATTATGATAAATCCAACAACATTTAGAAATGGTATTGTCAATGAAttattaaaaaaggaaaaagacatCAACTACAAATTGTACTTATACAATAGGCTAATATCTGGAAGCACAATAACTGCCCAAGACACAAGTGACACAAGCTGGCTTTCCATTTCAGATCTGCCCACGTGTCTGCTATGTGTGTGCCTCACTGGATCGGTGTACTGTGAGGAGGTGGCGCCAGAAATGACATCTGTGCCAGCCTTGCCCCAGGAGACTGCCTACTTCTATGCACGCTACAATAAGATCACCAAGATTACAGCCAAAGACTTTGAGTATATTGGTGAGCTTTGCAGCATCCTCTTGCAAGGGACCAGAGATTTCCTCGTCATTGCCACAATCAGCACATTTTATTACTCATTATATTTTATAGGTATTATGTACCGAGATGACTTGACTAGCCAGTAGCCATATAATATCCATCAATTACACTTCTACACTACAGTTCGGCTTACAGACGACTATTGGACTGTTTAGCCTCACAGAATCACTACAGTGAATCTTGAGATGTATCCAAATGGATATGATGCATGTAATGTTAATATAACGTTctgtaaaatgtgtttaaaacTTTATACTTCTCTCAGGATTCCTAAGCCTGCACTTAATTCATCAGTCATTTATCAATTAAGTAATTCGGTTTCACCATGGAATAAAGTTAGTAAACACATTGGAAAAAAAACGTCTATATTAGTTTTCTAACACTGGAAATGCACTACTTGAAATGATGACATGGAATCGTGTAAGCTTGGGCTGTGGGCCATGACCGTAGTCTATGTAACATCCACATCCTGATTTTCAGTGGTCTCATGACCGTGACATGACAACAGCTTTAAAAACATTAGCATTTCTTGCTAAATTCTGTAGGTCCGAAGTTTCCTATGTTAATACACCAAAATGTATTGAACATTATAGAGCACACGAGCATccgacattttttttttaacagaggaTGTTTGTGGTAGATGACATTTTATGAAGAAAATATACCCAATATCATCCAGTAAACAGTAGCTTAAAGCAGgcacagaaagaaaggggaTCAAAAGGGTAGACTTGCTCACGGTCACAGGAGAGTACTGAAAGAACAGTTGCTGTGCAGCCCTCTCGCTCGCATTCATATTTGACAAGGAGACGAGTAAAACGTTTCTAAGTAACAGCCTAAGTAATAGTCATTCATTTGTTGACAGCATTTTATTTGACTAAGAATAGCACCACTGAGTAATCGACAATTGGCGATGAGAAGACAAccctattactactactactactaatccCTAAATGAAAGAACAATCAGAAGTTAAAGAATAATAGATCAAGCAATATAATCAAGCCTAAAAAGTACTTAAGATTAATACATTTCTCATCTTGGTTCCATAAGTTAACTTGACCATCAACATGTCTTTGTCTTGCAGTCACTTTGAAAAGGATTGACCTCACTGGAAACCTCATTTCTGAGATTGAGGATGGTGCCTTTTCAAAGCTTGCTCTTCTAGAAGAACTCTCACTGGCTGAAAATCAGATCGTGAAGCTTCCCATGCTGCCAGCCAAGCTGATCTCCTTCAATGCCAATCACAACCGACTCAAGACCAAGGGTGTCAAGGCCAATGCTTTCAAGGTGGGAGGTCatcatttactctctctctcttttaagaTGAAAGCCAAGAAAAAACTactcttttttttgtagttgTATTGTCAGAGCTAGTATACAGTCTAGCTAGTCTACTTTTAACTTTTCAAGGAATTATACTGATTTCAATCTTTAGAGTGTTTGGTGACTCACTAAATTaatttttgttttttctctgtttcaACATTAGAAGTTGACCAAGATAGCGAATATTTTCCTTGCTCACAATGAACTGGAGGCGGTCCCCCAGATTCCAGAGAGCGTTCGCGTACTGCACCTGCAGGTGAGTAAATCACAAGAAATCCCTCAGCTCAAGTCATTAGGTGTGGGTTGATGTGTCTGTCCCTCTGAAAGGACACATTAAATAGAAGATGGCAGAATATGCCTTCTCCAATAAATCTGAGATTAGTTTTAAAGTTTTTTACACACATGACATAACATTACACAGACGTCCCTCTATTGCAAGCTGTAAAGTATTGCAATGGGATATCTACGGATGTCTCTCGAAATATACGGCAAAGGAGCAAGAGAAAGGTTTCATGACATAGCACTTCGTTACCCTTTACACACCACTGTTTTTGTCTGAGGCTACGTccacacggagcctggattgccagaaaccggaaacatttttggatccggtacctttttttaatCGCGTCCACATGGAGCCGTGTCAAGAAAGATCTGTGGTTGAATccgctgtaaagacgtcatgcATGCGCATAAAGCGACAAAAgacgagatccaactagcaatcttgttgaacgactcctctaccacctggaatcactgttaccacagcactcaaacaggactgTTAGAATCacgcacttcgccataaccctcgtttgtgttaagttactgttttgaaacttccgtctataataaaaatcttttcacgtcatatttgctcatataggctattgctgacacttttaaaaaccggttttgaacaatggtctgatgcaaatagattaaacagtgatagattaaagtgtggcatGCTAAtatcatccctttcctaaccagcttcttaattcgatttagtttatgttgttgctgttatgaagtgatgcagcggggttaataagggttcaggctgaggttgcgaggcggggCACGGGgcgttcacgtggggcaattacgTCATCAGGTTATAAAATGTGCGGATCGGGCACCCACACGAACACAGATTTGCTGGGTTCGAATCTACCCACACTGGAGACCGGATTtaaaaggttgcggattcagtgacccaatccgccggGTTTGTGTGGACGAGAGGCGatccgacaacatttctttccggagTTATAATGTCGTTAGAACCTGGTTCTGGCCATTCATACCAAAATCAACCCATGTCCAATCCAGGTCGAGAAACCGAGTCAGATAAACCAGGTAGACCCTTTCATACTAAAAAACCAACACAGGTTTAACCCTGGTCGAACACTGATGTGAAtggggtacgtgtgtgtggtcgCCAGCAAgagaaggaggtagaggagtttagaaatcggaaggttgctagttcgataccgactcctcctcaccaagtgtcgaagtgtcacTGATCAAGACACTTAACCCCCAACcactcccgatgtgcaggttggcaaccTAGATAGAAGCCTCTCCCATCGGTTTGAATTGTATGTATGAAAGGCGTGAATGTGAGGCACTTTGAGTGGTATAAGAtgggcgctatataaatgcagtccattaaCCATTGATTGACCAAGATTTCACAAATGAAACAATCTTTTCCTTTCTGTGCAGGTCAACAACATCTCCTCAGTTAGTGATGACACATTCTGTAAAGGGAACAACACCTACTACATCCGACCAAACATGAACGAGATCCGAATGGATGGAAACCCGGTGGTCCTGGCCCAGTACCCTAACAGCTTCACCTGCCTGAAGACACTGCCCATCGGACGATACCAGTGAGCATGATTCAAACCCAAATCTGTAGAAATGTGGCAGACATGCTTCCAGTATTGAGAAGTATTATATGGGCTGATTCAGTTTGCTCTGAGGTGACTCAAAAAGACTTAAATTATACATTTCACAACTAAGGTCGGGTCCTTTCCCTATCGTTATGTTGTGCCAGTCACACAAATGCTCTCTGAATTTAAGTTTATCTTTACAGTTTATAGACTGGCTTTCAACAATGACTGACCTTGAACCAAGACATTACTTATGTCCATTGTACATACATTCCCTCGTGTTATAAAAGCTTCTGCTTTATCAAAAAATGACTTCACAAAAAAGTGGAGGCAAGCTCTCCCCATTTCTTAGAATTCTGTGAATTTCCTTCACTTGAACTGTACCTAATTTAAAACTGTTTTGATGGTAGGAATAATGGACAGTAGTAggctattta encodes the following:
- the ogna gene encoding osteoglycin, paralog a, translated to MAKILRSMFFTIIFAAWVLLASARLHYHGAHSREDIQLNEEVYFESRSKRGVTTLTDYDSDSVFLPADEPDSGAGTADDLPTCLLCVCLTGSVYCEEVAPEMTSVPALPQETAYFYARYNKITKITAKDFEYIVTLKRIDLTGNLISEIEDGAFSKLALLEELSLAENQIVKLPMLPAKLISFNANHNRLKTKGVKANAFKKLTKIANIFLAHNELEAVPQIPESVRVLHLQVNNISSVSDDTFCKGNNTYYIRPNMNEIRMDGNPVVLAQYPNSFTCLKTLPIGRYQ